The Deinococcota bacterium genome contains the following window.
GTGGGGTCTTCCGCCGCCGCGGTAAAGGTGATGGCCGCCGTTAAGGTCGTCTTGCCGTGATCGACGTGGCCGATGGTGCCCACGTTGACGTGGGGTTTCGTTCGCTGAAATACACCTTTTGCCATGACTGTTTCTCCTTGAAACCGGCCCGGCGCTGCGGGCCGCAAGTGTCTCGAGAGCGTAAGGACTGAAGGGCTTGAGGATGGGGAGCGTCGGGACCGGAGTCCGCCTGCTCGGCTTACTTCTTCGTCAGGTCGTCCTGGATGTTCTTGGGCACCTGAGCGTAGTGATCCAAGGACATGGTGAAGGTGGCGCGGCCCTGGGTCAGGCTTCTCAGGTCGGTCGCGTAGCCGAACATGGCCGAGAGCGGCACGTGGGCGCCTATGACCTGGGCGTTGCCGCGGGGCTGCATGCCCTGGATGTGACCGCGGCGGGAGTTCAAAGAGCCGATGGCGTCGCCCATGTACTGCTCGGGCGTGACCACCTCGACGCGCATGACGGGCTCCAAGACGGCGGCGCCGCCCTTGCTCATCGCTTCCTTGACCGCCATCGAGGCGGCGATCTTGAAGGCCATCTCCGACGAGTCGACCTCGTGGTAGGAGCCGTCGTAGAGCGAGACCTTCATGTCGACGATGGGAAAGCCGAGCAGCGGGCCGTTCTGCATGGCCTCTTCGACACCCTTTTGGACCGCGGAGATGTACTCCTTGGGGATCGAGCCGCCGACGACGGCGTTCTCGAACTCGAAGCCGCTGCCGCGCTCCAAGGGCTCGGCCTTGATCCTCACGTCGCCGTACTGGCCGCGGCCGCCCGATTGGCGGACGAACTTGCCCTGCACGTTGACCGCTCTGGTGATGGTCTCGCGGTAGGCGACCTGCGGCGCGCCCACGTGGGCGTTGACGCCAAACTCGCGGCGGAGCCTGTCGACGATGATCTCCAAGTGAAGCTCGCCCATGCCCGAGATTACCGTCTGGCTGGTCTCGGGGTCGGTCTCGACGCGGAAGGTGGGGTCCTCTTCCGAGAGCCTCACCAGGCCGTTGGAGAGCTTGTCCTGGTCGGCCTTGGAGACGGGCTCGATGGCGACGGCGATGACCGGCTCGGGCACTTCGATGCTCTCGAGGATGATGGGATGGTCGGGGTCGCAGAGGGTGTCGCCGGTGCTGGCGTCCCTGAGGCCGATGACCGCGCCCAAGTCGCCCGCGCTGATGGACTCGACCTCTTCGCGGGCGTTGGCGTGCATCTTCAAGAGGCGTCCGACGCGCTCCTTCTTACCCTTGGCGACGTTCCAGACGTAGGTGCCGGCCACCAGG
Protein-coding sequences here:
- a CDS encoding GTP-binding protein, which produces MAKGVFQRTKPHVNVGTIGHVDHGKTTLTAAITFTAAAEDPT
- the fusA gene encoding elongation factor G; this encodes MATKTDIDLKKTRNIGIAAHIDAGKTTLTERILFYTGRIHKTGEVHEGGATMDWMEQEKERGITITSAVTTALWRDTRINIIDTPGHVDFTMEVERSMRVLDAAVAVFDSSQGVEPQSETVWRQADKYKVPRLAFANKMDKTGASYQLVLDSMRERLGANAVPVQWPMGEEENFKGIIDLIEMKTYVYMDDLGQNIEERPIPGEFLDIARAKREEMLERLADVDDDLAMLFLEGEEVPSELINAALRKGTCELKHYPVLCGSALKNKGVQRLLDAVALYLPSPLDVPPMKGVNPNTGEEELREVDADAPTSALAFKIMADPYVGRLTFVRVYSGTLVAGTYVWNVAKGKKERVGRLLKMHANAREEVESISAGDLGAVIGLRDASTGDTLCDPDHPIILESIEVPEPVIAVAIEPVSKADQDKLSNGLVRLSEEDPTFRVETDPETSQTVISGMGELHLEIIVDRLRREFGVNAHVGAPQVAYRETITRAVNVQGKFVRQSGGRGQYGDVRIKAEPLERGSGFEFENAVVGGSIPKEYISAVQKGVEEAMQNGPLLGFPIVDMKVSLYDGSYHEVDSSEMAFKIAASMAVKEAMSKGGAAVLEPVMRVEVVTPEQYMGDAIGSLNSRRGHIQGMQPRGNAQVIGAHVPLSAMFGYATDLRSLTQGRATFTMSLDHYAQVPKNIQDDLTKK